In a genomic window of Methanocella sp.:
- a CDS encoding DUF362 domain-containing protein codes for MDKNAKTVSIVRCEEYGRSRVYEAVKKAIGTLGGVGQFVSPGQSVFLKINMLQGSAPDTCIATHPDVVYAVARLLKEHGCRVVMGDSPGSGLPYTKSVLKKAYAVSGFEEVSEELGIPLNYDTGFEGVMAPSGRLMKRFSIIKPAIEADAIVVVSKAKTHSLTNLSGAAKNIFGLIPGLDKPVYHANFQNADDFSRVMIDLNEVAKPKLQVMDAIMGMEGDGPHSGTPRKIGAVLASGDYSAIDVATARLMSLDLRRIPTLMAAIERGYLKEDFSDVAVVGDALESLTVKDYKCPSTFAGTSLSSTGHNKGLTRVASMVKEMALRPRIIKGKCVGCMKCMRSCPVKAITVVNKKPSIDYNKCIRCYCCHEMCDDHAIVLERSLKGKVIMTVMSLRAK; via the coding sequence ATGGATAAAAACGCTAAAACCGTATCGATTGTGCGCTGCGAGGAGTATGGCAGAAGCCGCGTATATGAAGCGGTGAAAAAAGCTATCGGGACGCTCGGAGGGGTCGGGCAGTTCGTATCGCCCGGCCAGAGTGTTTTTCTCAAGATCAATATGCTCCAGGGATCGGCGCCCGACACCTGCATAGCTACCCACCCGGACGTTGTCTATGCCGTCGCCCGCCTGCTCAAGGAGCACGGCTGCCGTGTCGTCATGGGCGACAGCCCGGGATCAGGGCTCCCGTATACGAAGAGCGTGCTCAAAAAGGCATATGCCGTATCCGGATTTGAGGAGGTATCGGAAGAGCTGGGAATACCCCTGAACTATGACACTGGCTTTGAAGGCGTCATGGCGCCCTCGGGCAGGCTGATGAAGCGCTTTTCCATCATCAAGCCGGCCATCGAGGCGGACGCGATCGTCGTCGTATCGAAGGCAAAGACACACTCGCTGACCAACCTTAGCGGGGCGGCGAAGAACATCTTCGGGCTAATACCCGGACTGGACAAGCCGGTCTACCACGCGAACTTCCAGAACGCGGACGATTTCAGCCGTGTCATGATCGACCTGAACGAGGTGGCGAAGCCGAAGCTCCAGGTCATGGACGCGATCATGGGCATGGAGGGCGACGGCCCCCACAGCGGCACGCCCCGGAAGATCGGAGCCGTGCTGGCGAGCGGGGACTACAGCGCCATCGACGTGGCGACGGCCAGGCTCATGTCGCTGGACCTCCGGAGAATACCGACGCTCATGGCTGCCATAGAAAGAGGATACTTAAAAGAGGACTTCAGCGACGTGGCCGTCGTCGGCGATGCCCTGGAAAGCCTCACCGTAAAAGACTACAAATGCCCGTCCACTTTCGCAGGCACCAGCTTGAGCAGCACTGGCCACAATAAGGGTCTGACGAGAGTTGCGTCAATGGTGAAGGAAATGGCGCTTCGGCCGCGCATCATCAAGGGCAAATGCGTTGGCTGCATGAAGTGCATGCGCAGTTGCCCGGTGAAGGCCATTACCGTCGTCAATAAAAAGCCTTCTATAGACTATAATAAATGCATCCGCTGCTATTGCTGCCACGAGATGTGCGACGACCACGCCATCGTCCTCGAAAGGAGCCTCAAAGGAAAAGTCATAATGACTGTCATGAGCCTGAGAGCGAAATAA
- a CDS encoding MBL fold metallo-hydrolase, with amino-acid sequence MKLKWLGHSCFLLTSSKGVRVLMDPYDEMIGKAVPDTEADIVTVSHQHGDHNYVKAVKGPYTLVDKTGTFKKGGIEIKGIQTAHDASGGSQRGKNIIFKVDIDGISVCHCGDLGHLLTAEQVKDIGRVDVLLLPVGGFFTIDAKTAAEVGKQLKSPVIIPMHYNTGGIKLPIKGVEPFIEAMGGAKKLGTSEVELDAGGLSRHSGAVILSLE; translated from the coding sequence TTGAAGCTCAAGTGGTTAGGCCATTCTTGTTTTCTTTTGACGTCCTCGAAGGGCGTCCGCGTGCTCATGGACCCGTATGATGAGATGATAGGCAAGGCAGTGCCGGATACGGAGGCCGACATCGTCACTGTCAGCCACCAGCACGGGGACCATAATTATGTTAAGGCCGTAAAGGGGCCCTATACGCTGGTCGATAAGACGGGCACTTTCAAAAAGGGCGGCATCGAGATCAAGGGCATACAGACAGCCCATGACGCGTCCGGTGGCTCCCAGCGGGGCAAGAACATCATCTTCAAGGTAGATATCGATGGCATCAGCGTCTGCCACTGCGGCGACCTGGGGCACCTGCTGACGGCGGAACAGGTTAAAGATATCGGCCGCGTTGACGTGCTGCTTTTGCCGGTCGGCGGGTTCTTCACCATCGATGCGAAGACCGCGGCAGAGGTCGGGAAGCAGCTCAAGTCCCCGGTAATAATACCGATGCACTACAACACGGGCGGCATTAAGCTGCCCATCAAGGGCGTCGAGCCGTTCATCGAGGCCATGGGCGGGGCGAAAAAGCTCGGCACAAGCGAGGTCGAGCTTGATGCCGGCGGGCTGTCGAGGCACTCCGGCGCTGTCATATTAAGCCTGGAGTAA
- the eif1A gene encoding translation initiation factor eIF-1A codes for MNRRNSRGRPGESEVITRVRTPNKKDREVLGTVISMLGASRVVVRCMDGVTRMCRIRGKMKKRVWVREGDVVIVVPWEIQDEKGDVTWRYTGPQVSWLERKGYLKSP; via the coding sequence CTGAATAGACGGAACAGCCGGGGCCGTCCAGGCGAGAGCGAGGTTATCACCCGTGTCAGGACGCCCAACAAAAAAGACCGGGAAGTGCTTGGCACGGTCATCAGCATGCTCGGGGCCAGCCGCGTGGTCGTGCGATGCATGGACGGAGTCACCCGCATGTGCCGGATACGCGGGAAAATGAAGAAGCGCGTCTGGGTGAGGGAGGGCGACGTGGTCATCGTCGTGCCCTGGGAGATCCAGGACGAGAAGGGCGACGTTACGTGGAGATACACGGGGCCGCAGGTAAGCTGGCTGGAGCGGAAAGGATACTTGAAAAGCCCCTGA
- a CDS encoding MFS transporter, protein MEQAYVKQQERDSAFKDRYIILGIILAGILMSVLDGNVVGIALPTITSEFHVGLALSQWTATAYLLTMTATLLIFGKLSEYTGKAKVYIAGFIVFTLGSLACGFAPGIYELIGFRILQAIGGAMVGGIGAAIIFQVFPTAERGRAMGYIGAVSGIGCILGPVLGGFLVEHFGWGSVFLINVPIGIVVIAAALKYMKVSEIRAPSLSLDWVGAVAMIVTMSSLMLLLDEISTGLQVSMPMIIYTVAFVLGLAAFIVQETRSKAPLLDLSIFMEVRFTLPLAAMFICFTISLLMGIIAPFYFEGALHYSPSFVGILLFVPPAIMIVGAPLGGWLVDKKPWKYYSALGMGIMALSFLLLGYFASRLDLAMMMTSLVIYGIGESIFTSPNSTETMSALPRQKTAIASSASAVARNLGMALGVSMGSIILSLGMPSGVFNATPSTIAAVAGNGIYLAGVLCAVGAMLSWLLYARSRSKAAFMAPHTAQ, encoded by the coding sequence ATGGAACAAGCATATGTCAAACAACAGGAGCGCGACAGCGCTTTCAAGGACCGCTACATAATCCTTGGCATCATCCTCGCGGGCATTCTCATGTCGGTGCTGGACGGCAACGTCGTCGGCATCGCCCTCCCGACGATCACGAGCGAATTCCACGTCGGCCTGGCCCTGTCCCAGTGGACGGCCACGGCCTACCTGCTGACGATGACGGCAACGCTCCTCATCTTCGGCAAGCTCTCCGAATACACGGGCAAGGCGAAGGTGTACATCGCCGGATTTATCGTCTTCACGCTCGGCTCGCTGGCCTGCGGCTTCGCCCCGGGCATCTACGAGCTGATCGGCTTCCGGATCCTGCAGGCCATCGGCGGAGCCATGGTCGGCGGCATCGGTGCCGCCATCATCTTCCAGGTCTTTCCGACTGCCGAGAGGGGCCGGGCGATGGGCTACATTGGCGCCGTCTCGGGCATCGGCTGCATACTCGGCCCCGTGCTCGGCGGCTTCCTCGTCGAGCACTTCGGGTGGGGCTCGGTCTTCCTGATCAACGTGCCCATCGGCATCGTCGTCATCGCGGCCGCGCTCAAGTACATGAAGGTCAGCGAGATAAGGGCTCCCTCGCTGAGCCTGGACTGGGTCGGCGCCGTGGCCATGATCGTCACCATGTCGTCCCTAATGCTCCTGCTGGACGAGATCAGCACGGGCTTGCAGGTCTCGATGCCGATGATCATATACACAGTGGCATTCGTGCTCGGCCTTGCCGCATTCATCGTGCAGGAGACCCGGTCTAAGGCCCCGCTGCTGGACCTCTCAATATTTATGGAAGTGCGGTTCACGCTGCCCCTGGCAGCGATGTTCATCTGCTTTACCATCAGCCTGCTGATGGGGATCATCGCTCCTTTCTACTTCGAGGGGGCGCTGCACTATTCGCCGTCCTTCGTAGGCATATTGCTCTTCGTGCCCCCGGCTATCATGATCGTGGGCGCTCCCCTGGGTGGCTGGCTGGTCGATAAAAAGCCCTGGAAATACTATAGCGCCCTGGGCATGGGAATTATGGCCCTCTCGTTCCTGCTCCTCGGCTACTTCGCTTCCCGCCTGGACTTGGCGATGATGATGACCTCGCTGGTAATCTACGGCATCGGCGAGTCCATTTTCACCAGCCCGAACAGCACCGAGACCATGAGCGCGCTGCCTCGCCAAAAGACCGCCATCGCTTCCAGTGCCTCTGCAGTGGCGCGGAATCTCGGCATGGCACTCGGCGTCTCTATGGGCTCCATCATACTGAGTCTGGGCATGCCATCTGGCGTCTTCAACGCAACTCCATCGACCATAGCCGCCGTAGCGGGTAACGGCATATACCTGGCCGGCGTGCTTTGTGCGGTCGGAGCTATGCTATCGTGGCTGCTCTACGCCCGCTCCAGGTCAAAAGCCGCCTTCATGGCCCCTCACACGGCCCAATAA
- a CDS encoding MarR family winged helix-turn-helix transcriptional regulator has translation MAHKEPDIVRMEKSVVLLQIIAESIMIGSTRKDGLSQTYAGILYLSYWWEMKMQDIARISGVTKSTATHYIDFLEKKGFVRRVHDQGDRRDIYIELTDTGRQWVETNHQRMMDYLKESESKFTKDEWKTLISLMGRLVGGLDERPYEELIEEAICLKLH, from the coding sequence ATGGCCCATAAGGAACCCGACATCGTGAGGATGGAAAAGTCCGTCGTCCTCCTGCAGATCATCGCCGAGAGCATCATGATCGGCAGCACCCGCAAGGACGGGCTTTCCCAGACGTACGCGGGCATTCTTTATCTCTCTTACTGGTGGGAGATGAAGATGCAGGACATCGCCAGGATCAGCGGCGTCACCAAGAGTACGGCCACACACTACATCGACTTTCTTGAGAAAAAGGGCTTCGTCAGGCGCGTGCACGACCAGGGCGACCGCCGGGATATCTATATCGAGCTGACCGACACGGGCCGGCAGTGGGTCGAGACGAACCACCAGCGGATGATGGATTACCTCAAGGAGTCCGAGTCCAAATTCACTAAAGATGAGTGGAAGACACTGATAAGCCTGATGGGCAGGCTCGTCGGCGGGCTCGACGAGAGGCCTTACGAAGAGCTTATCGAAGAAGCCATCTGCCTTAAACTCCATTAG
- a CDS encoding TMEM175 family protein yields the protein MSQVKQKLLVDKPGLNRDSIVLFSDAVFSIAITLLVLDIRLPELPVGIADINPIFLQSLAQTLPRLLGFAISFFVIALYWRGYHRMVGYFHRFDGTMLFMNIVFLFMIVFMPFPTSMIGDYGSSSSYVVVFYQVIMAITSIIMSAMWYYAVRGHRLIDPYLDGRLVGMVMARNLIPAAVFLSTIPLAFVSPVLPEICWLSMLPLTFFAKKYYGVVDAPFYE from the coding sequence ATGAGCCAGGTAAAACAAAAGCTGCTGGTAGATAAGCCGGGATTGAACAGGGATAGCATAGTACTATTCAGCGATGCCGTCTTTTCAATCGCCATTACGCTCCTCGTTCTCGATATCCGGCTGCCCGAGCTGCCAGTGGGCATTGCTGATATCAATCCGATATTTCTCCAGAGCCTCGCCCAGACGCTCCCCAGGCTCCTGGGCTTTGCCATCAGCTTTTTCGTGATCGCCCTCTACTGGCGGGGCTATCATCGCATGGTCGGTTATTTCCATAGGTTTGATGGCACTATGCTCTTCATGAACATCGTTTTCCTTTTTATGATCGTCTTCATGCCCTTCCCAACCTCGATGATCGGCGACTATGGCAGTAGCAGCAGCTACGTCGTCGTCTTCTACCAGGTCATCATGGCAATTACGTCGATCATCATGTCCGCCATGTGGTATTATGCAGTCCGGGGGCATCGACTGATAGACCCGTACCTCGACGGGAGGCTCGTCGGCATGGTCATGGCCCGGAACCTGATCCCGGCCGCCGTTTTCCTCTCCACGATACCGCTTGCCTTCGTTTCCCCGGTGCTGCCGGAGATATGCTGGCTCTCAATGTTGCCGCTCACATTTTTTGCGAAAAAATACTATGGCGTCGTGGACGCGCCGTTCTACGAGTGA
- a CDS encoding MFS transporter, with protein sequence MADLSSVERIYIEKPGTSQATAQSTVEKPNLFKNRNFILLWLGQGTSLIGDQFNMIALPWLVLQLTGDSVALGLVLALMGIPRAIFMLVGGALTDRFSQRTVMLASDIGRLVLTAALAGLILYGHVEMWMLYAYALAFGTISGIFLPASSSIVPKLVTRDELQTGNSLVQGTSQLSLFVGPVLAGAVIAFFAAGGAKSAMEGIGLAIAIDALTFVVSVATLWLMKVDAGNTAKNDDIIGSIREGIVFVFGDPTLRALFVVLAAVNFLFVGPFLVGVPVIANDRLVEGAAAFGLLMSAYGGGNLAGILASMSIKPKPSITGYLTMGIIALFGIGIIIVGSITSTWIGCIVMAILGIFNGFLAIMLITMLQKIAPMAMMGRLMSLAMLASTGLVPVSQALSGFLIKYGVGELFAACGLLIIVMAAGMLLLPEIRGIGSKLL encoded by the coding sequence ATGGCAGACTTATCAAGTGTGGAGAGGATCTACATAGAAAAACCGGGTACCAGCCAGGCGACCGCTCAAAGTACTGTGGAAAAGCCGAATCTTTTTAAAAACCGTAACTTCATACTGCTATGGCTCGGCCAGGGCACCTCGCTCATCGGAGACCAGTTCAACATGATCGCCCTGCCATGGCTGGTATTGCAGCTTACGGGCGACTCCGTCGCCCTGGGGCTGGTGCTCGCCCTGATGGGCATTCCCCGTGCCATTTTCATGCTCGTCGGCGGCGCATTGACCGACCGCTTCTCCCAGCGCACCGTCATGCTCGCCTCGGACATCGGGCGCCTGGTACTAACGGCCGCCCTCGCGGGCCTGATCCTCTACGGCCACGTCGAGATGTGGATGCTGTACGCTTACGCCCTCGCCTTCGGCACCATATCGGGCATCTTTCTTCCCGCTTCCTCGTCCATCGTGCCGAAGCTCGTCACGCGGGACGAGCTGCAGACCGGGAATTCCCTGGTCCAGGGTACCTCGCAGCTTAGCCTTTTCGTCGGCCCGGTGCTAGCCGGCGCCGTCATCGCATTTTTCGCAGCTGGCGGCGCAAAGTCGGCCATGGAAGGCATCGGGCTGGCCATTGCCATCGATGCGCTCACGTTCGTCGTGTCGGTGGCCACCCTGTGGCTGATGAAAGTGGATGCGGGAAATACTGCGAAAAACGATGATATCATCGGCTCAATCAGGGAAGGGATCGTCTTCGTCTTCGGCGACCCCACACTGCGTGCCCTGTTCGTCGTCCTGGCAGCGGTCAATTTCCTGTTTGTCGGCCCGTTCCTGGTCGGAGTTCCCGTCATCGCCAACGACCGGCTTGTCGAGGGAGCTGCCGCGTTCGGCCTCCTGATGTCCGCCTATGGCGGCGGGAATCTCGCGGGCATCCTCGCGTCGATGTCGATCAAGCCCAAGCCATCGATCACGGGATACCTGACCATGGGCATCATCGCCCTCTTCGGCATCGGCATCATCATCGTCGGCTCCATAACGTCGACGTGGATCGGCTGTATCGTCATGGCGATACTGGGCATATTCAACGGTTTCCTCGCCATCATGCTCATCACTATGCTCCAGAAGATCGCGCCGATGGCCATGATGGGCAGGCTCATGAGCCTGGCGATGCTCGCGTCGACCGGGCTCGTACCCGTATCACAGGCCCTCTCGGGATTTTTAATAAAATACGGGGTAGGCGAGCTGTTTGCTGCCTGCGGCCTGCTCATCATCGTCATGGCTGCCGGGATGCTCCTGCTACCGGAAATAAGGGGCATCGGCTCGAAGCTTCTATAG
- a CDS encoding PAS domain S-box protein — protein MSEKKIRHKTAEAALIESEAKFKAVFDNAAIGISISGPDRRLIDSNLALQNFLGYSPGELQGMDFSEFTYPVDAEKDVEMYGALVEGQIDHYRLEKRYIRKDGSLVWGRLTVSAMKGADGKFQFAVRMLEDISESRRMEDELRESATFLAKAQELAHIGSWSWDLRTGRLKWSDENYRIFGARPQEFPVDYATFIELVHPDDRDIVMGAITASLQGNMPIDIEYRIIGRNGEKRIIRDVGEVVFEDGEPVQIYGTLQDISERKLADEALLLAKNDAELYVDLMGHDINNMNQITMGFLELARDILRQEGSLSAENVELLDKAYESLQNSSHLIDSVRKLQRGKAGFYCMSPQDLDAIMGEVVAGFNDVQGRDISIVYAPSGRFFVSANELLKDVFMSLVGNSIKHSRGALAISISADKLVQSGKVYCKVVIEDNGPGIPDGLKKSLFDRLNLATTRARGKGFGLCLTKMLVDDYGGRFWVEDRVEGDYTKGCRFVVLLPASGQ, from the coding sequence ATGTCCGAAAAAAAAATCCGGCATAAGACCGCCGAGGCCGCCCTCATAGAAAGCGAGGCCAAGTTCAAGGCAGTCTTCGATAATGCCGCCATCGGGATCTCTATCTCCGGGCCGGACCGCCGCCTCATCGACAGCAACCTCGCGCTACAAAATTTTCTCGGCTATAGTCCTGGCGAGCTGCAGGGCATGGACTTTTCCGAATTCACGTATCCCGTTGACGCCGAGAAGGACGTCGAGATGTACGGAGCCCTGGTCGAGGGCCAGATCGACCATTACCGCCTCGAAAAGCGCTACATCAGGAAGGATGGGAGCTTAGTATGGGGACGCCTGACTGTATCGGCCATGAAGGGGGCAGATGGCAAATTCCAGTTCGCCGTACGCATGCTGGAGGATATCAGCGAAAGCCGGCGCATGGAGGACGAGCTCCGGGAAAGCGCGACTTTCCTGGCAAAGGCCCAGGAGCTCGCTCATATCGGCAGCTGGTCCTGGGACCTGAGGACGGGCCGCCTCAAGTGGTCCGATGAGAACTACCGGATCTTCGGGGCCAGGCCGCAGGAGTTCCCCGTCGATTACGCGACCTTTATAGAGCTCGTCCACCCGGATGACCGGGACATAGTCATGGGCGCCATTACCGCCTCCCTGCAGGGTAACATGCCCATCGATATCGAGTACCGGATCATAGGCCGCAACGGCGAGAAGCGGATCATCCGTGACGTGGGCGAAGTCGTCTTCGAGGACGGCGAGCCCGTCCAGATCTATGGCACGCTCCAGGACATATCCGAGCGTAAGCTCGCCGACGAGGCACTGCTGCTCGCCAAGAACGATGCGGAGCTGTACGTCGACCTTATGGGGCATGACATCAATAACATGAACCAGATCACCATGGGCTTCCTGGAGCTGGCCCGGGATATCCTGAGACAGGAAGGCTCGCTCAGCGCCGAGAACGTGGAGCTGCTGGATAAGGCGTACGAGTCGCTCCAGAACAGCTCGCACCTCATCGACAGCGTACGTAAGCTCCAGAGGGGAAAGGCCGGCTTTTACTGTATGTCGCCCCAGGACCTGGACGCGATCATGGGTGAGGTCGTCGCCGGGTTCAACGATGTTCAAGGTCGGGACATATCCATCGTTTATGCGCCTTCGGGCCGGTTCTTCGTGAGCGCGAACGAGCTTTTAAAGGACGTATTTATGAGCCTCGTGGGCAACTCGATCAAGCATTCCCGGGGCGCCCTCGCCATCAGCATCAGCGCCGATAAGCTGGTCCAGAGTGGTAAGGTCTATTGCAAAGTGGTGATCGAGGACAACGGGCCGGGCATCCCCGATGGCCTGAAAAAATCGCTCTTCGACCGCCTGAACCTGGCGACAACGAGGGCCAGGGGTAAAGGCTTCGGCCTCTGTTTGACAAAGATGCTCGTCGACGATTACGGGGGAAGGTTCTGGGTCGAGGACCGCGTTGAGGGCGACTACACTAAGGGGTGCCGTTTCGTGGTCTTGCTGCCCGCCAGCGGCCAGTGA
- a CDS encoding flavodoxin family protein, whose translation MKVMAIMGSPRGRGAGYKVVRLIEEQMKAIGPVEFEYLFLKDADLKPCIGCFNCVSKGEDKCPLKDTRADIEKKMLEADGIILSSPGYVQNVSWLMKNFMDRFAYTNHRLRFFRQKVLLVANSGGAGLNETLSAMRIALGGARVVHELGAGTPPWPQTIGAVAKKEKAINIAANKFYRACLDTSLPSPMFREYMRFLIQQRVGIECKEWLPADFEFYSGKDYFYDTKINPVMASAAKAIVGIALNMMKDMGPGVVKWPLEKKEVSPVIKN comes from the coding sequence ATGAAAGTAATGGCTATTATGGGCAGCCCCCGGGGCCGGGGCGCCGGATACAAGGTAGTAAGGCTCATCGAGGAACAAATGAAGGCCATAGGCCCCGTGGAGTTCGAGTACCTGTTCCTGAAGGACGCGGACCTGAAGCCCTGCATCGGCTGTTTTAACTGTGTCTCAAAGGGCGAGGATAAGTGCCCGCTCAAGGACACACGGGCCGATATAGAGAAAAAGATGCTCGAGGCAGACGGGATCATCCTCTCGTCCCCCGGCTACGTGCAGAACGTGAGCTGGCTCATGAAGAACTTCATGGACCGCTTCGCCTACACGAACCACCGCTTAAGATTTTTTCGGCAGAAGGTGCTGCTCGTGGCCAATTCCGGCGGCGCCGGCCTCAACGAGACGCTTTCCGCCATGCGCATCGCCCTCGGCGGCGCCCGGGTTGTACACGAGCTGGGCGCGGGCACGCCCCCCTGGCCGCAGACCATCGGCGCCGTGGCAAAGAAGGAAAAGGCGATCAACATTGCAGCGAATAAATTCTACCGGGCCTGCCTGGACACGTCCCTGCCCTCGCCCATGTTCCGCGAGTATATGCGCTTCCTCATCCAGCAGCGGGTCGGCATAGAATGTAAGGAGTGGCTGCCCGCGGATTTCGAGTTCTATAGCGGCAAGGACTACTTCTACGATACAAAGATAAACCCGGTAATGGCGTCCGCCGCAAAGGCGATTGTCGGCATCGCGCTGAATATGATGAAGGACATGGGCCCGGGCGTTGTAAAGTGGCCCCTGGAAAAGAAAGAAGTAAGCCCCGTGATAAAAAATTAA
- a CDS encoding KGG domain-containing protein, with protein MPEKKSENKGDITVGEAGRKGGERTAESHGKEFYEEIGRKGGEKTAKTHGHEFYKQIGHKGGEKGGQKVKSLIEKGKGTED; from the coding sequence ATGCCGGAGAAAAAGAGCGAGAACAAAGGCGATATAACCGTCGGGGAGGCCGGCCGTAAGGGAGGAGAGAGGACGGCCGAATCCCATGGAAAAGAGTTCTACGAGGAGATAGGGCGGAAGGGCGGAGAGAAGACGGCGAAGACCCACGGCCACGAGTTCTACAAGCAGATCGGGCATAAGGGCGGTGAAAAAGGCGGGCAAAAAGTGAAGAGTCTGATCGAAAAAGGAAAAGGAACCGAGGATTAA